Below is a window of Impatiens glandulifera chromosome 2, dImpGla2.1, whole genome shotgun sequence DNA.
aaaacatgattACGTACACTCATATCATTTCCACCTAAAAAAAATAGtcctacataaaaaaaataatactaatagaACTCATTTAACAAGTTAGAGTTTTCACTCCTTGaatcatttaaaacaataaaaaataaaagttatttatgactcaaaatttgtaaaaaaagaaGTTATTTACATCTCGAAATTTTGAAAGAGTAAATATGTCCTTGACGAATTTTTTGAAGGCGTATCAAAATTTGAATCTAgacaaaattataaagttatataaagGTTACCAAACAGAATCTATTGGTGTTCatggtttatttatgttttgttgGTTGGGTTGTCATTATTTTACATAGTATCCCATAGTACTTGCTTAGTACATGATGAGCAGGTTTAGTACTTTagtattcaatttttattaaacccCTCCAATTATTAACTTTAcccatttaaattatttattttatttttataatattaaacttattttagtaatttaactttaatattttttatttagtaataagattatttttcttctaaaaattgaaattattatcttaaattaCTAAGCATGGTAATAAACCACAATGCAAAATACAACTCAACTGTTCAcccttcctttttttttttttttaatttttatgaagagggataagggtaaggaatttatgagaaatgatgATGGAGGAATGATGTGTCTTaaggaaaatgataaaatataaagagagaagagaaataaaatttgttGTTTGTTAGGCCACGTGATTCCTTCTCAAATTATCTCTCAAATTCCATTCCCTAATCATTTTTCAACTTTTATATgtcattcttaatttttatttttttttaagtatattaaGTCACAAATACAACCAACAAAGACGGAAATATCGAACTAACCAACTAGTCTTACTCTATACTAAAGTCCTTAAATCTGATTCTACTTAAAGCCATGCAATTAAAGGGTTCAAATGacaataaaattagtaataacCACCTAGAATGAATTTGAATaactttaagtaaaataaatcttatttaagaGATTGTTTgatcttaatttttttgaattttttttattcagaatccatatatcatattttcttaataatttaattactcgattaatcatttaatttattaattaaataccaaaatactcttattttattttttataataaaaatatataatatatattatactactaaagaataattaaaaactataaaaacatattttttcataaataatatttaaaaaaaactaaaaaaacccTTGAATAACCAACAACAAACAAACCTTTAGACCACCCACCCTAAAAACCCAAACCCACCACCCTCGAACCCACACTCAAAACGGTGAAAATGCCATTTTCTCTCCCTAAAATACCCATATTTAAGTATTACTATTCACAAACGCATTTACTTTTCAAAACTATAAATAAGTCCTTTCATTTTGTATATATggataaacattttttttagtttgtatttattttaccatcCTAATGTAAAAAGCACTATtgatatgtattaattatatatatttattttttttatataattttatattttatattttaatattatattttataacttaaattttataaattataaatttataattttaaaatgtattattttgttatatattaattattaatatataattaattttattaaataaatgagaaaagattgaggttaaatatgtaaagttgataaatatatagataatattaataaggttaaaatgttagtgtaaaaataaatttctttagagtttagaaataatttttataatggaGATGAATTAagttttgagtttgaaaatgaatttgtaaattGAAAATGATCTTATATCTACAGTTTTTGTtgggaattaaaaaaaaataatgtttataaataagtGGTTTTCGTAGGATTATAAAGATTTTCCATcttaattcatatttgtttacctctttcacttttttttcaatgaatttataatatatatatatatatatatatatatatatatatatatatatatttgaaataaaaatgtataaatgataatttttttaaaattatataatttcacatatattaatatattcttttactaattattaatttttacaaattatatataagttacatatattaataattataatttacttttatatatattataattttaaattatttatacaattgaAAAGCTaagtaataagaaaataattaataaaaaataaattaacaatctaactaataagaaaataattaaatgatataaatttaaatttaataattaatatatatatatatattaattttatttgaattgtgataaaatattaaaatatacagaatcgattattaatattaattaaaatattttataatattaaaattttaaataatttgtaaatgtaatattaaatttttgtatgaGCGGATAggattttatttgtattaaaatatatatatatatatatatatatatatatatatatatatattaataaagaagTAAATTAGAAATGAGAAGTGAGACAAAAGAAGATTCATTTAAGGGagttttttgaaataataataaatttttttactcTTTTCTCCCTCCTCACATATATTAAatgagttattttttaattatatatatatataaatatataatgatgcttaattttaaaaatgttcaaatcgagagttttggttaatttggatatatatgtgagagtaaatggatacttgagtcggattctgggttgacccgcacataaacttaaacggttaaaaataaaattaaaaatattatagatatgtttggaactcgcaacctaacaaaataagtacaactctttaaccaattaggctaataacattttatattttaaattcaacactaaatttaataaacgcgggacgttgtaacaatatatttttattgatgtgCATCCCATCGAGATCtttctagtttaattaataatcattttttaaacttaaaaaaaaatatttttaaaatatattatatctaaaatattattttattattaacaattaaacCTGTCAGAATAAGGCCTAATACATCAAAATTAGCAGCAatgaagatttttcaaataatctgaggtttatttgaaaaagcgTGTACCGAACAAACTCCAAGGAAGATTctgtttttctctctctaaaaatacTAATGCTCTTTGCCACTCTGCTCTGAAATGTTTCTGGGCCCTTTAAAGGGTTTCCCATCCTTCATTGGAGAGATTTCTCTTGTTTCAAGTTCCTCCCTTTCTTCCCAACCCAAAGGCGAAACCACATACACATAAAAAGTGAAACAAATCTAAGTCTAGGAATGTATGCAGAAACGGGTCTAATGTTCCCTTACTTCCAGAGCTGTTCGCACGAGCTACAGCAGCTCGATGACTACTGCCGTTCTCACAAATCCAATTCCCCATCAACAGTACGGACTCTCTCCAATCTAATCTCTTTTTTCGGTTTCATTCATTTCCATTTTGTTTGATTCTCTTACTGTCATTCTCTTCACCGATCGTTTCTCATATTTAGTGTTTTTTAGGGCTTTTAGGTTTTTCATATTCTAATTGGTTTATAATCGATCACTTGTTTATCTTACGATGACTTTGAAGTCTCTGCAACAAAATAACTCTCATCATGTATAGAAGAATGTCATGATTTGTTCTTCACAGGTTAGATCTGAAAAGAATGTTACAAAAGTGCGCCTTTTACCTCTTTTTACTTACCTTCTTATTCTTGAATGGAAATGACGTCTGGGTTTCTGTTTATAGACTCTTTTTCCCCTTTTTTCTTCATTGGAGAAGACATAAGTGGCTTTGGGTATTGTTTTGGATCTCATATCTAATACTGATGTCAACTGGGTTGTTTAAGTGTTTGCTTTTTCAAACCCACTAGTAAAGAAGGGAAAAAGATAACCCAAAAGCTAATAGTCTTCAGCTTTCTATTGCCCGTTTTTTGGTGTCAAAACTGATTCTGGAAAGAGGGGAATACTCTCTTTATAAAAGTTTCTTGAATTTGGTGTTTTCCTTTCTGCACTTTCTCAGAGCATAAAGAAATTTCCAGTTTGAATCTTTGTGGGTTTGACGTACTGATTCATGTGGATTTTGATCTTCAGAGTTTAATTTTTGAGTAAAAATTGATAGGATCTTTTGGTGCAGGGGAGCTTGAAACGGACCTCAATAGTTTCAGATTATGATTTAGGAGGAGAAGGAGATTTGTTTAATGCCCCTGAACCAATTCTGGAAGAAACTGCAATGGGTCTTGATCCTGTTGCGGCTGTCATTTCAATGATGTCTTCAGGGGAAGACATACTATCCTCCAAAACTCTAAACTTAAAGGCAGCTGATATTGAGTCGATTCAGAGCGAGGTTTTCTATGAATGTGAGAAGGGTATGTTGGCGATGGAGGCTATGGAGACATCACTATCTGATATTCTCGACATCAAGATTCCAAATATTCAAGGGACTGAAGAAGTTAACTGCCAAGGATCCATTCAGAAGAGCGTTAGCTCTGACTGTTTGAGTTCAATGGAGGACTACTGGCTCCATGGTGGTAATCCAACTGGTCCAAACTTTTTCGGTTTTCCTGGTTTGGATC
It encodes the following:
- the LOC124926897 gene encoding uncharacterized protein LOC124926897 isoform X2; its protein translation is MYAETGLMFPYFQSCSHELQQLDDYCRSHKSNSPSTGSLKRTSIVSDYDLGGEGDLFNAPEPILEETAMGLDPVAAVISMMSSGEDILSSKTLNLKAADIESIQSEVFYECEKGMLAMEAMETSLSDILDIKIPNIQGTEEVNCQGSIQKSVSSDCLSSMEDYWLHGGNPTGPNFFGFPGLDLGAVYGMRRAYSDGDIKTLGNVNNMNSPLGGQPNVICNHTSEERLQKLSRYRNKKTKRNFGRKIKYACRKALADSQPRIRGRFAKTEEYEIPKN
- the LOC124926897 gene encoding uncharacterized protein LOC124926897 isoform X1, translating into MYAETGLMFPYFQSCSHELQQLDDYCRSHKSNSPSTDLLVQGSLKRTSIVSDYDLGGEGDLFNAPEPILEETAMGLDPVAAVISMMSSGEDILSSKTLNLKAADIESIQSEVFYECEKGMLAMEAMETSLSDILDIKIPNIQGTEEVNCQGSIQKSVSSDCLSSMEDYWLHGGNPTGPNFFGFPGLDLGAVYGMRRAYSDGDIKTLGNVNNMNSPLGGQPNVICNHTSEERLQKLSRYRNKKTKRNFGRKIKYACRKALADSQPRIRGRFAKTEEYEIPKN